In Acholeplasma equirhinis, the sequence GTTTTGAGAGTATGTCTGGTGACAATAGCAAGGTGGATCCACCTGTTCCCATCCCGAACACAGCAGTTAAGCACCTTAGCGCCGACGATAGTTAATACAAATAGCGAAAATAGGTCGTTGCCAGGCATTATCTCATCAATTACGGAGGCTTAGCTCAGCTGGGAGAGCATCTGCCTTACAAGCAGAGGGTCGGCGGTTCGATCCCGTCAGCCTCCACCACTCTTAATACTGATGCCGAAATAGCTCAACTGGCAGAGCAACTGATTTGTAATCAGTAGGTTGCGGGTTCAATTCCTGTTTTCGGCACCACCTATATGTCCCGTTAGCTCAGTAGGTAGAGCACTTGACTTTTAATCAAGGTGTCAATGGTTCGAATCCATTACGGGACACCATCTTTCTTTAATTAAATCCGCCCGGATGGTGAAATCGGTAGACACGCAGGACTTAAAATCCTGTGGAGTAAAATCCATGTCGGTTCAAGTCCGACTCCGGGCACCACTTATATACTTAACAATCTAGCAATGGGGCTTTAGCTCAGCTGGGAGAGCGCCTGCTTTGCACGCAGGAGGTCAGCGGTTCGATCCCGCTAAGCTCCACCAGTATAGATTTCAGTACCTCAGTTTGGATTCAACATAACCACATATGGCGGTGTAGCTCAGCTGGCTAGAGCGTTCGGTTCATACCCGAAAGGTCGAGGGTTCAAGTCCCCCCGCCGCTACCAGTCTGGACCCGTAGCTCAGTTGGTTAGAGCTACCGGCTCATAACCGGTCGGTCGTTGGTTCGAGTCCAACCGGGTCCACCAGAATTAACCAACAGTATCATCCGGAGGAATACCCAAGAGGCTGAAGGGATCGGTCTTGAAAACCGACAGGGTGTAAAAGCCGCGGGGGTTCAAATCCCTCTTCCTCCGCCACTATTATCTTAATCAAAATTATATCGCGGGATAGAGCAGTCTGGTAGCTCGTCGGGCTCATAACCCGAAGGTCAATGGTTCAAATCCATTTCCCGCAACCAAAAACGGTCCGGTGGTGTAGGGGTTAACATGCTTGCCTGTCACGCAGGAGATCGCGGGTTCAAATCCCGTCCGGACCGCCATTTTATTGGCTCTGTAGCTCAGTTGGTAGAGCAGTGGCCTGAAGAGCCTCGTGTCGGCGGTTCAACTCCGTCCGGAGCCACCACTTCAAGATTAAAAACTAAGTACTCATACGAGTACTTTTTTTATGCAAAAATAACATTGAATAGTATTAAAAAATGTAATCAATTTTTGACAATAATTATGCGAAAAAAATCATAAGTGGTATAATATTTCTAGACTAAAAATTTAGTAAAAAAATAGTTTTAAATTGTTTAAGAATATTAATAAATTATGAGGGACAGAATGTACAAACTCGATCAATCTAAAACACCTTTTTTTGACAAAATTAAAGCTTATGGTATGAGTCATACAACGCCACTAGATGTACCAGGGCATAAACTAGGAGCTATTCAAAATGAGTTCCGAGAGTTTTTAGGTTCTAATGTTTTTAGACTTGATGCAAATGCTCCAAGAGGATTAGATAATCTTGCTAAACGTAAAGGTGTCATTAAAGAAGCTCAAGCACTTGCTGCAGATGCATTTGGTGCAGATCATGCATACTTTTTAATCAATGGTACATCACAAGGTATCATTACAATGATTATGAGTGCATGTAAAGCTAAAGAAAAAATTATTATCCCAAGAAATGTTCACAAATCAGCAATTAACGGTTTAATTCTATCGGGTGCAATGCCAATCTTTATGAAACCACATATCGATTCTGAACTAGGTATAGCAAACGGGATCAACATTTCTGAATTGAAAGAAACAATTGAAGAAAACCCTGATGCTAAAGCTGTGTTTGTTATTAACCCAACATATTTTGGCGTCACATCTAATTTAAAAGAAATTGTTAAATTAGCACATGAACACGATATGTTAGTGTTAGTAGATGAAGCGCATGGTGCACATTTTGGTTTTAGTGAATATTTACCAATTTCAGCAATGGAAGCTGGTGCAGATATGTCTGCATTTTCAGTTCATAAAACTGTTGGTTCACTGACACAAAGTTCAATGTTACTTGTAAAAGGTGAAAGAGTGAATGTGAATTTAGTTCAATCAACACTTAATATCCTACAATCAACATCACCATCAAGTTTACTGATGGCATCCCTTGATACAACACGTAGTTATATGGCGTTAAACGGTCCAGAAAAGTTAAAAGAGTTGATAGCACTTGCTAAGTATGCAAGAGGCCGAATTAACAGAATTAAAGGTCTACAAGCCATAACAAAAGATTATGTATGGAGTCATAGAGGTTATGACTATGATGAAACAAAAATCATGGTTAAAGTTTCTGATTTAGGGATTACTGGATTTGATGCATATAACATTTTATCCTCTGAATCGAACATCCAAATGGAACTAGCAGAAACACATCTTATTTTGGCAGTTTTATCGATTGGAACAACCAAAGAGGACTTAGATCGATTTATCGAAGGATTAAAAAATCTTAAAAAACACAAGAA encodes:
- a CDS encoding aminotransferase class I/II-fold pyridoxal phosphate-dependent enzyme; translation: MYKLDQSKTPFFDKIKAYGMSHTTPLDVPGHKLGAIQNEFREFLGSNVFRLDANAPRGLDNLAKRKGVIKEAQALAADAFGADHAYFLINGTSQGIITMIMSACKAKEKIIIPRNVHKSAINGLILSGAMPIFMKPHIDSELGIANGINISELKETIEENPDAKAVFVINPTYFGVTSNLKEIVKLAHEHDMLVLVDEAHGAHFGFSEYLPISAMEAGADMSAFSVHKTVGSLTQSSMLLVKGERVNVNLVQSTLNILQSTSPSSLLMASLDTTRSYMALNGPEKLKELIALAKYARGRINRIKGLQAITKDYVWSHRGYDYDETKIMVKVSDLGITGFDAYNILSSESNIQMELAETHLILAVLSIGTTKEDLDRFIEGLKNLKKHKKDETIKHKIRFTYPETYARPREAYHAPKRFIKFEDALNEVAAENIMVYPPGIPLVIPGEIINQDILDDLDFYREQGSTILSDTEGDYVKVVDKDNWIKYEGDL